The Luteimonas sp. YGD11-2 genome has a window encoding:
- a CDS encoding acetyl-CoA C-acyltransferase, whose protein sequence is MSKQIQDAYIVAATRTPVGKAPKGVFRNTRPDDMLAHVLRAVIAQAPGIDVNRIDDAIIGCAMPEGEQGMNVARIGLLLAGLPDTIAAQTINRFCSSGLQAVALAADQIRLGNADLMLAGGTESMSMVPMMGNKVALSPSVFKDDHVAIAYGMGITAEKVAEEWKVSREDQDTFALASHQKALAAQKAGEFRDEISALEVVSRQADLAGNAVRVKQLLVEHDEGPRPDTSSEGLAKLRPVFRNGQFGGTVTAGNSSQMSDGAGAVLLASEQAIKDYGLTPLARFVSFSVAGVRPEVMGIGPIAAIPKALRQAGLTKDQLDWIELNEAFAAQALAVIRDSELDPDKVNPLGGAIALGHPLGATGAIRTATLLHGLRRRQQKYGMVTMCIGTGMGAAGIFEAL, encoded by the coding sequence ATGAGCAAGCAGATCCAGGACGCCTACATCGTCGCCGCCACCCGCACCCCGGTGGGCAAGGCGCCCAAGGGCGTGTTCCGCAATACCCGTCCCGACGACATGCTGGCCCACGTACTGCGTGCCGTGATCGCGCAGGCGCCGGGCATCGACGTCAACCGCATCGACGACGCGATCATCGGCTGCGCCATGCCCGAGGGCGAGCAGGGCATGAACGTGGCGCGCATCGGCCTGCTGCTGGCCGGCCTGCCCGACACCATCGCCGCGCAGACCATCAACCGCTTCTGTTCGTCGGGCCTGCAGGCGGTTGCGCTGGCGGCGGACCAGATCCGTCTTGGCAATGCCGACCTGATGTTGGCCGGCGGCACCGAATCGATGTCGATGGTGCCGATGATGGGCAACAAGGTCGCGCTGTCGCCGTCGGTGTTCAAGGACGACCATGTGGCGATCGCCTACGGCATGGGCATCACCGCCGAGAAGGTCGCCGAGGAATGGAAGGTCTCGCGCGAGGACCAGGACACCTTCGCCCTCGCCTCGCACCAGAAGGCGCTGGCCGCGCAGAAGGCCGGCGAATTCCGCGACGAGATCTCGGCGCTGGAAGTGGTCTCGCGCCAGGCCGACCTGGCCGGCAATGCGGTTCGTGTGAAACAGCTGCTCGTCGAGCACGATGAAGGCCCGCGCCCGGACACCTCGAGCGAAGGCCTGGCGAAACTGCGGCCGGTGTTCCGCAACGGCCAGTTCGGCGGCACCGTCACCGCCGGCAACTCGTCGCAGATGAGCGACGGCGCCGGCGCGGTGCTGCTGGCGTCGGAACAGGCCATCAAGGACTACGGCCTGACGCCCCTCGCCCGCTTCGTGAGCTTCTCGGTGGCAGGCGTGCGCCCGGAGGTGATGGGCATCGGCCCCATCGCGGCGATCCCCAAGGCGCTCAGGCAGGCCGGTCTCACCAAGGACCAGCTGGACTGGATCGAACTCAACGAAGCGTTCGCCGCGCAGGCGCTGGCGGTCATCCGCGATTCCGAACTGGACCCGGACAAGGTCAATCCGCTGGGTGGCGCCATCGCGCTGGGCCATCCGCTGGGCGCCACCGGTGCCATCCGCACGGCGACGCTGCTGCACGGTTTGCGTCGTCGCCAGCAGAAGTACGGCATGGTGACGATGTGCATCGGCACTGGCATGGGCGCGGCGGGGATTTTCGAAGCGCTCTGA